taataattgatcttggaattataaataatcgttgattcgttctcgaacgaatatttcaagtaaaaaaaaaagaaaaaaaatacatcaaATATGTCCGGCATATCTCGAAGTCCGCtaaattactattatataaatttatcaaatccttATCTATTACAATTAGGGAAAAGTTCACGCAGCCCGTGTTCGTACTCCAAGAAAGTCTGGTACATCATCAAGGAAGACTATGGATGTTATTTGTTTTCCTACACCAAAGCCACGAACTTAAACTGCGTtttacctacaccaaattaaacgaacaagtgaacaaatacgcaaataattaatttaataaaaaaaaagagagtggGTAGATCCTAGAGGATCGACCTTTTCAAATACAACATTAAATGATGGATTTGCAGTAGATATCATCATATCTCTGACAGAATATTTGAAAGATATACTTGCCACTTGCCATCTTTTATAAAGATACATACATCACCAAATCACTTACTTTCACTCACATACATCACCAAATCACTTACTTTCACTCACATACATCACCACTAGATGTCCCAAACCTTCTCTTCAAACACACATCAACGAATTGAACGGGAGAACAAGAATCAGAGACGGGGGAGTTGCATATAATTGTAGGATCAAGTCTACAATCCAACACCACTTTTGTTCCCACACAAAAAGGTAAACACCaaatccttttcttttctttcacaTATGTACAAGCATATGCATATTAAACTGCATATTAAACTGAGAATAGAATTTTCCCATGTAAGATCAGAAACCACATTTATTAAGTAGTGTTTCACCGTCAGATCTTCCAAATAGCAAGATAATTACTCAAAGTCTTCCAATCTATATAATAGACAAACTAAAGTAAGCAAAAATTAGGAAAACTTATCTCTTGGGTATGAATCTGCCGGAGACAGATTCTCGGCAGCCTAGAGACGATGAGGGCAGCCCAACACCCTAGCAACTGCCAATAGCACAACCTTGACAAATCTACAATTTAAGAACACCAAACTTTTAAATCCAAGATTTAATCTTTAGAAAATATAACAAAGgggaaaaatgataaaaataaattttggcCTACCCTACCTGTCGGGAACGACGTCGGCGGCTGGGGGAAGTTCTCGGCGACGGCGGGCGCGGATCCGCGACGGTGGCGGATCCGCAGAGGCGTCGGCGGTGCGGCGGATTGGCGGCGCGAGCATAGCCGAGGGGGAGAAGAGAAgcgaggagagggagagaagggaGAGAGGGAGCACCGATCCGTTGCTGTCCGGAGACGGCCGGACTGCCGGGAGGAGGGCGGCGAAGCCGCTGCACCTGCATGCCGTCGGTGAAGGGGGAACCGAGGGAGAGGAAAGAAGTGGGGGAGGGAAGGTGGGCGACGGAGGCGGATCCGCTTCGGCAACGGCGGCGGTGCGgtgaagagaagagagaagagatgaGAGGGAGAGAAGGGAGGGAGAAAGGAGCGCCGCCGCTCCGGCGGCGCTGGTAGGGCGGTGGATCGGCCGCGACGGGGGAGAGAGGGGAGAGAGAGGGGCTGTTGTCGTGAGATTGAGGAATGGGGGAGGAAGaagacttagttttttttacaTAGGGTTTTATTTGGGCTTATTTTACTTGGGCTAATGAATTAAATGGTTTTGGGTCATGAATATAATTAGAATAGGTTATGCAAAATAAATCCGAGCCCAATCCCCTTCAAATTAATTTGGGGCTGCAATACATAGTGAGTGTGAGGCCCATTttcgaatttatttaattttcgggcttaataaattaattggatGATCTATTTAAGTTGGGCTCCACTTAAATTGTTTTGGGGCTTTAGAATAATAATTTGAGAGATAAGGTGGAGAA
This sequence is a window from Salvia splendens isolate huo1 chromosome 14, SspV2, whole genome shotgun sequence. Protein-coding genes within it:
- the LOC121764108 gene encoding pectinesterase inhibitor 10-like, producing the protein MGLTLTILLPPPFLNLTTTAPLSPLSPPSRPIHRPTSAAGAAALLSPSLLSLSSLLSSLHRTAAVAEADPPPSPTFPPPLLSSPSVPPSPTACRCSGFAALLPAVRPSPDSNGSVLPLSLLSLSSLLFSPSAMLAPPIRRTADASADPPPSRIRARRRRELPPAADVVPDRFVKVVLLAVARVLGCPHRL